A region of Channa argus isolate prfri chromosome 8, Channa argus male v1.0, whole genome shotgun sequence DNA encodes the following proteins:
- the nphs2 gene encoding podocin, whose amino-acid sequence MILAAEPPPSMEKSSNVHPSHLPRPRKTPRKEKEREPTVPSKSRRQKVSKAGQLPEASLGRKERPQKYKPETNEVKSHQETEVKLKTTVVDIDRVRDDMVKEDNLEAAEQEDGLKHRNLGVFEWLLMVFILALVLLFLPLSIWFCVKIVREHERAVIFRMGHLLRGRPRGPGLLFYLPLLDVCHKVDIRLQMLKVPPHTVVTKDLVRPELSAVCYYQIENVALCSSALSSLTTVLQTVVQAAVRDVLAQHTFSHILLHRRRIGQQIQAAVDSVACHWGIRVERADIDELSFPVELEQNLAAEAEIKRKQQAKIKAAEGERHAWEGIRASFRHLHPALVLPFSPEMLSLTSDQSSLPPPSPPPMERDGGVTDEEPETDSPMM is encoded by the exons ATGATCCTTGCTGCAGAGCCTCCACCAAGTATGGAAAAGTCCTCGAATGTTCATCCCAGTCATCTGCCAAGACCCAGAAAGACACCaaggaaagagaaggagagggaaCCCACGGTGCCTTCCAAAAGTCGCCGGCAAAAGGTATCCAAGGCAGGCCAGCTACCCGAGGCATCATTGGGGAGGAAGGAGAGGCCACAGAAGTACAAGCCAGAGACAAATGAGGTGAAGTCACATCAGGAGACAGAAGTGAAGTTGAAAACGACTGTGGTGGACATAGACAGAGTGAGAGATGACATGGTCAAGGAGGACAACCTGgaagcagcagagcaggaagatg GTTTGAAGCACAGGAACCTGGGAGTATTTGAGTGGCTGCTTATGGTGTTCATCTTGGCTCTGGTTctccttttcctccctctctccatctggTTCTGTGTCAAA ATTGTGAGGGAGCATGAGAGAGCAGTGATCTTCAGAATGGGTCACCTATTACGTGGACGACCCAGAGGACCAG GCCTCCTGTTCTACCTCCCACTCCTTGATGTGTGTCACAAAGTAGATATCCGGCTACAAATGCTGAAGGTTCCTCCTCACACG GTGGTGACTAAGGACTTAGTGAGGCCAGAGCTCAGTGCAGTGTGTTATTATCAGATAGAGAACGTGGCATTGTGCAGTTCAGCGCTGTCCAGTCTGACCACAGTGTTGCAGACTGTGGTCCAAGCAGCAGTCAGAGATGTTCTCGCCCAACACACATTCAGTCACATCCTGCTGCACAGGAGGAGGATTGGTCAGCAGATACAAGCAGCTGTTGACTCTGTTGCTTGCCACTGGGGCATCCGGGTGGAGAGAGCAGACAT agaTGAGCTCAGTTTTCCAGTGGAGTTAGAGCAGAATCTGGCTGCTGAGGCTGAAATCAAGAGAAAACAGCAGGCCAAA ataAAAGCAGCAGAAGGGGAAAGACATGCCTGGGAGGGCATCAGAGCCTCCTTCCGTCACCTCCATCCTGCTCTGGTTCTTCCATTTTCACCAGAAATGCTCAGCCTGACCTCTGACCAATCATCTCTACCaccaccttctcctcctccaatGGAAAGAGATGGGGGGGTGACAGATGAAGAGCCAGAGACAGACTCACCTATGATGTAA